From Azospirillum brasilense:
GGTGAGGGGGATGCGCATGGCGGAACATTCGGCAAAAGCGCAACCCCCTCACCCTAACCCTCTCCCCAGAGGGGAGAGGGAACATCTTCCATAAGGACACCGCCATGAGCCTCGCCACGGACTTCGCTGCGCCCTCCACCACCCATCGCATGACCGTCCTGCGGCTGGGTCCGGACGCCGCCCAGCTCTGCGACGACGCGGTGGTGGAGGAGGTGCCCGTCGCCATTGCCTACAACGGCATCGTCCATGCGGTGATGCTGGCGACCCCCGACGACCTGGAGGAGTTCGGCCTCGGCTTCTCCCTGACGGAGGGGATCATCGCCGACGCGGAGGAACTGGAGAGCCTGCGGGTGGTGGAGGGTTGCGACGGGATCGAGGTCCGCATGGAGATCCCGATGGAGCGCTTCATGGCGCTGAAGGGCAAGCGGCGGAGCATTGCCGGGCGGTCGGGTTGCGGCGTCTGCGGCGTGGAGAGCCTCCAGGCCATCGCCCGGTCCGGCCAGCCCGTTCCCTCGGGCGGGCGGCTGTCGGTGGCGGCGGTGGAGCGGGCGCTGGCCCGCTTCGCCGAACGCCAGATCCTGCACCGCGCCACCGGGGCGGCCCACGGCGTCGCCTGGGTGGACGCGGCGGGGACCATCCTGGCGGTGCGCGAGGATGTCGGCCGCCACAACGCGCTGGACAAGTTGATCGGCTGGCTGGTGCGCACGGGCGTGGACCGGCGGGGCGGCTTCGTCCTGACCTCCAGCCGCGCCAGCTACGAGCTGGTGCAGAAGGCCGCCCGGCTGGGCATCAGCGGGCTGGTCGCCATCTCCGCCCCCACCGGCATGGCGGTGCGCATGGCGGAAAGCTGCGGCGTGTCGCTGGCCGGCTTCGCCCGCGGCGATCGGCTGGTCGTCTACAGCCACGGCGACCGCTGGGTGTGAGCGGCTCCGCGGCGGACGTCGCGGGGGAGGTCGGCTTACTCCCCCTCGCCCTTATCTTCACCCTTGTCCTCGCCCCCGCGCAGCCGCTCCAGGACCTGCCGCAGATCGCCGGGGTGGAGGGGCTTGTGCAGGAAGGAGCAGCCGCGGCGCTGGCCTTCCAGAAGCGCGCTCTGGGCCGTCTCGCCGCTGAGCACCACGGCGGGAATCTCCTGCCCGTACAGGCGGCGCACCCGGTCGATCACGTCGAAGCCGGACACCTTTCCAGGCAACCGCAGGTCGGTCAGGATGACCGACGGCGCGTCGGGCAGGCCGTCCAGCACCGCGAAGACCTCCCGCATGTCGCCCGCGGCGGCGACGGTGCAGCCCCAGCTTTCCAGGATCATCTGCAGGCCTGTCAGCACCATCGCCTCGTCGTCCACGGCCAGCACGGTCATCCCGGTCAGGGGCGGCGCCGAGGCGGTGGAGGGCGGCGGGGAAACGTGGCTGCACGGCGGTTCGGCCAGCGGGCTCGCGGCTTCCAGCGAGATGGAGAAGACGGTGCCGCGCCCGATGCGCGACCGCACCTCCACCTGAAGACCAAGAAGCTCCGCCAGCCGGCGCACGATGGCGAGGCCGAGGCCGAGGCCGCGGGTGGGGTCGCGGTTGGGGTTCTGGAGCTGGTGGAATTCGTCGAAGATGGCGGTCAGCTGCTCCTCGGGGATGCCGAAGCCGGTGTCCCACACATCGATGCGCCAGCGGTTGCCGCGCCGCCGCATGGCGAGGAGCAGGCCGCCGTGCCGGGTGTAGCGGATGGCGTTGGTCAGCAGATTGCGCATCACCCGGCCGAACAGCACCGGGTCGGTCTTCACCGTGCCGGGGCACAGGCGGGCGCGCAGGCGAAGGCCCTTCTCCTCGCTTTGGGGGCGGAACTCCTCGACGAGCTGGCCCAGAAGCTCGTCCAGGGAGACCGTCTGCGGGTCCGGCGTGACCGTGCCGGCGTCCAGCGTGGAGATGTCGAGCAGCGCGTTCAGCAGCCGCTCGCCCGCCGTCATGGCGTTTCCCAGCATCTCGGCCGTGCTCAGCGCCTTCTCGTCGCTGATCTGGCTGCACAGCGCGTCGAGGAACAGGCGCATCGCCTGGAAGGGCTGGCGCAGGTCGTGGCTGGCCGAGGCCAGGAAGCGGGAGCGCGCGGCGGTGGTCCGTTCGATCTCCGCGCGCATCTCCCGTTCCATGCGGGCGACGACCCGGTCGTCGGGCGCCGCCTGGGTGGCCAGGGCCAGCACGGCGACCGTCTGCCCGTCCTGGGTCAGCGGCACGCCCTCGAACGCTGCGGGGTCGGCGTCGCCCACGGGCAGAAGCTCGATGCCGACCGGCTCCCCGGTGTCGCCGGAGAACAGCGGATCGACGGCGCCCAGCACCGCCGGCCAGACCGGCCCGAACCAGGCCGGGGCCGGCTGCCCGCCCGCCGCCGGCTCCTTGCCGAGGAGGGCGCAGAGCGCGTCGTTGGCGAAGAGAGTGGCGGCGTGCGACGGCCCGGTCAGAACGAAGGCCGGCAACGCGGCGGCGCGGCAGACGCGCAGCGCGTTCTCCACGCACTCCGTCTCCGCTGGCGCGGTGTCGATGCTGGTCCTGTTCCTGTGCCGAGGCGTCACGTCGGTCTCTCTCTACCCGCTAGAGCTGAAGGTGTAGCACCTTAACCTTTGGTGCACTGGGGATGAAAGCGCCTGAAAGCCCTATACGCCTTCTATGCGGAAGGCATTGGGGGCGACAGGCGGGCGAGGTGGTCCTCCACCATGTATTTCCGGCGGAGCAGCGCCATCAGACGGATCTTCAGGATGTCCATCGGCTGCGATTTGCCGACGAAGTCGTC
This genomic window contains:
- the fdhD gene encoding formate dehydrogenase accessory sulfurtransferase FdhD, which codes for MSLATDFAAPSTTHRMTVLRLGPDAAQLCDDAVVEEVPVAIAYNGIVHAVMLATPDDLEEFGLGFSLTEGIIADAEELESLRVVEGCDGIEVRMEIPMERFMALKGKRRSIAGRSGCGVCGVESLQAIARSGQPVPSGGRLSVAAVERALARFAERQILHRATGAAHGVAWVDAAGTILAVREDVGRHNALDKLIGWLVRTGVDRRGGFVLTSSRASYELVQKAARLGISGLVAISAPTGMAVRMAESCGVSLAGFARGDRLVVYSHGDRWV
- a CDS encoding hybrid sensor histidine kinase/response regulator — translated: MTPRHRNRTSIDTAPAETECVENALRVCRAAALPAFVLTGPSHAATLFANDALCALLGKEPAAGGQPAPAWFGPVWPAVLGAVDPLFSGDTGEPVGIELLPVGDADPAAFEGVPLTQDGQTVAVLALATQAAPDDRVVARMEREMRAEIERTTAARSRFLASASHDLRQPFQAMRLFLDALCSQISDEKALSTAEMLGNAMTAGERLLNALLDISTLDAGTVTPDPQTVSLDELLGQLVEEFRPQSEEKGLRLRARLCPGTVKTDPVLFGRVMRNLLTNAIRYTRHGGLLLAMRRRGNRWRIDVWDTGFGIPEEQLTAIFDEFHQLQNPNRDPTRGLGLGLAIVRRLAELLGLQVEVRSRIGRGTVFSISLEAASPLAEPPCSHVSPPPSTASAPPLTGMTVLAVDDEAMVLTGLQMILESWGCTVAAAGDMREVFAVLDGLPDAPSVILTDLRLPGKVSGFDVIDRVRRLYGQEIPAVVLSGETAQSALLEGQRRGCSFLHKPLHPGDLRQVLERLRGGEDKGEDKGEGE